The DNA region GGGTGAAGGAACTAGGCAAAATGGCACCGTAACTTCGGGAGAAGGTGCGCCGGTGAGGGTGAAGCATTTACTGCGTAAGCCCACGCCGGTCGAAGATACCAGGCCGCTGCGACTGTTTATTAAAAACACAGCACTCTGCAAACACGAAAGTGGACGTATAGGGTGTGACGCCTGCCCGGTGCCGGAAGGTTAATTGATGGGGTTAGCGCAAGCGAAGCTCTTGATCGAAGCCCCGGTAAACGGCGGCCGTAACTATAACGGTCCTAAGGTAGCGAAATTCCTTGTCGGGTAAGTTCCGACCTGCACGAATGGCGTAACGATGGCGGCGCTGTCTCCACCCGAGACTCAGTGAAATTGAAATCGCTGTGAAGATGCAGTGTATCCGCGGCTAGACGGAAAGACCCCGTGAACCTTTACTATAGCTTTGCACTGGACTTTGAATTTGCTTGTGTAGGATAGGTGGGAGGCTTTGAAGCGTGGACGCCAGTCTGCGTGGAGCCAACCTTGAAATACCACCCTGGCAACTTTGAGGTTCTAACTCAGGTCCGTTATCCGGATCGAGGACAGTGTATGGTGGGTAGTTTGACTGGGGCGGTCTCCTCCTAAAGAGTAACGGAGGAGTACGAAGGTGCGCTCAGACCGGTCGGAAATCGGTCGTAGAGTATAAAGGCAAAAGCGCGCTTGACTGCGAGACAGACACGTCGAGCAGGTACGAAAGTAGGTCTTAGTGATCCGGTGGTTCTGTATGGAAGGGCCATCGCTCAACGGATAAAAGGTACTCCGGGGATAACAGGCTGATACCGCCCAAGAGTTCATATCGACGGCGGTGTTTGGCACCTCGATGTCGGCTCATCACATCCTGGGGCTGAAGCCGGTCCCAAGGGTATGGCTGTTCGCCATTTAAAGTGGTACGCGAGCTGGGTTTAGAACGTCGTGAGACAGTTCGGTCCCTATCTGCCGTGGACGTTTGAGATTTGAGAGGGGCTGCTCCTAGTACGAGAGGACCGGAGTGGACGAACCTCTGGTGTTCCGGTTGTCACGCCAGTGGCATTGCCGGGTAGCTATGTTCGGAAAAGATAACCGCTGAAAGCATCTAAGCGGGAAACTTGCCTCAAGATGAGATCTCACTGGAACCTTGAGTTCCCTGAAGGGCCGTCGAAGACTACGACGTTGATAGGTTGGGTGTGTAAGCGCTGTGAGGCGTTGAGCTAACCAATACTAATTGCCCGTGAGGCTTGACCATATAACACCCAAGCAATTTGATCGAAAGGCCAGATTGCGGTGACTGTGGAGATGACACGAACCGAAGGTTTGCGTCACGAACAACACCTGAACGACTGACTGTCACATACCCGATTTGCTGAAGCGCGCCGCAAGGCACGACTCGGTACCCGAATTTCTTGACGACCATAGAACATTGGAACCACCTGATCCCATCCCGAACTCAGCAGTGAAACGATGTATCGCCGATGGTAGTGTGGGGTTTCCCCATGTGAGAGTAGGTCATCGTCAAGATTAAATTCCAAAAACCCTCATCGCTTACGCGTTGAGGGTTTTTGTTTTTATGGCGTTTGAAAAGCATTATCTCGCCCCTCATACACCCCCGTAACCGTCCGGCCAACTCAGCTACCCAGCCCCGCGAAGCCCGAACATGGTGTGCACTTGAATTTAAATGGGCTCTGAGTCGGAGGCTGTTTGCAACGTCGAGGCAATGAGGTTGCGTAGCCAAATATGGGCGGGATCTCGGTGCAATCGTTCGGGCCATAACATGAGCATTTCAAAACCCGGAATGACGAGTGGAGGCGCTTGGACGCGAAGTGCTGGCTGATCTCGCACTAGCCTTTCTGGCAATACCGCAACCAAATCGCTGTGTGTCAACGCTGAGACGAGCGAGTTGAAATTAGACACTGATAACACGACTCTTCGTTCCAGACCTTTAGCAGCCAGTGCCTGGTCAGTACTCCCAATGAATCCAGCGCCATTCGGTGACATGACGGCATGTTCAACAGCGCAGAACGCCTTGAGCGATAGCCTGGTTGCCAACGCGGGATGACCGCGCCGTCCTGCCAGCACATAGCGCTCGTGAACCAAAGACCGCTGACGCAGTTTTGGCGGCGCTTCATCGCGAGTGTGCAGAGCCAGATCGAGCTGACCGTTTTCCAGATCATTGGCAAGGCTAAGGGGATGTTTGTTCAACAGTGCCAAGCGGGTATTTGGGGCCAGGCGCCTAAGCGGCGCTAGCGAGGGCCAGACTAAAGCAGTCGCTGCGTAATCACTGGCAGCAACCCTCCACGTCTGATTGGAAAGTGCAGGCTCAAAAGTGGCACCAGGGCTCAGTGCGCCTTCCAAAGCTACCAGCGCTTCACGCAGTGGCCCGCGTAATTCACGGGCCCGCTCGGTAGGTGACATCCCTCGGGGCCCGGGGAGCAGCAATGGATCGTCCAGAACTTCTCGCAGCCTACCCAGTTGCAGGCTGACGGTCGGTTGAGCGAGATTGAGCAATCGCGCCGCCCGTGTCACGTTTTGCTCAGACAACAGCGCATCCAGCGTGACCAACAAATTAAGGTCTAAACGACGTAAGGTATTGTGCATGTAAATACCATATGTTTCTGAAATTCATTTCTATCATACCGGGTTAGTCGTTACGGTGAGGAATACATCCACTCGGAGCCTCCTCATGAAGCTACTGCTGATCTACGCCCACCCAGAACCCCGTTCGCTCAATGGCTCACTCAGGGATTTCGCGATCGCTCATCTGAAAACCGCAGGTCACGAGGTCAAGGTCTCAGACTTATACGATATGGGTTGGAAAGCTCCCATTGATGCGAACGACGCCCCAGGCTATGACAACGAAAAACCGTTCAACCCAGCAATAGAATCGCAGCGTGTATTCGCCGCCGGCACCCAACCGGCAGACATCGAGGAGGAGCAAGCCAAACTGTTATGGGCAGACGCCGTGATCTTTCAATTCCCCCTGTGGTGGTTCTCGATGCCTGCGATCCTCAAGGGCTGGGTCGAACGCGTCTACGCCTACGGATTTGCCTACGGTGTCGGCGAACACAGCGAAAGCCACTGGGGCGATCGCTACGGCGAAGGCAGCATGGCAGGAAAGCGGGCGATGTTGGTGGTCAGCATGGGCGGGTGGGAGTCCCATTACAGTGGTCGAGGGGTGAACGGTGCGCTGGATGATCTGCTATTCCCTATCCAGCATGGGGTGCTGTTCTATCCTGGGTTCACCGTTATGCCCCCCTTCCCAATCTATAAAACCGGCAAATTGGACGCTGCTCGGTTCGAAGAGCTATGCAAGGCATACGGCGCTCGGCTGGACAACCTGTTCGATGACAAGCCTGTGCAGTTTCGTCGCCAGAATGCCGGGGACTATGAAATTCCAACGTTGACACTTAAGCCACATCTTGCACCCGGACGTCACGATTTGGGAATCCATCTCTGTGAGGACATGGCGCCTGAAGGCTAGACGTTCGCTGGCAGGTGGTGACTGTTTTTTCTAAAGGTTGAGCATTCTTTACTAAGCCGGGCGACTGGTTGCCGCATCGCCGGTAATCGGCCTGGCTAAGCAAGACGGGATGCCCTGGCCCATATCACCCGCCCCCCGACAGTCATCCGGATCAACATGCATATGGCAATCCTGCGCGCTTGCCCTTATGGTTCGGCCTCAGGTTTCAATCGCACTGGTCAAGGAAGCAAGCATGCCCGTTACAACCTCTCTAAGCGCAGGTTTCATGGTGGTTCAAGGCAACCGCCCGGATGAACTGCGCAGTCTGGTTGTATCCTGGATGCGGCGATACCCCTTGTCGCCACTGGAGAACGAGATCGCTCTGGTGCAGAGCAATGGCATCGCGCAATGGCTCAAGCTGGCACTTGCCGAAGATGCTCAGGATGAAGACACCGGTGGCTGTGGTATCGCCGCAGCCATAGACGTTCAATTGCCCGGCAGTTTCATGTGGACGCTGTACCGAACCGTTCTTGGCCGTGATGAAATCCCCGAGACCTCGCTGCTCGACAAAGGTCCTCTGACCTGGCGTCTAATGCGCCTACTCCCTGCGCTCATCAACCAGCCGCACTTCGAACCACTGCAGCGTTTTCTGACCGACGACACCGACCTGCGCAAGCGCTATCAACTGTCCGAGCGCCTGTCCGATCTCTTCGACCAGTATCAGGTCTACCGCGCCGACTGGCTGGAAGACTGGGCCGAAGGACGCCATCAATTACGCGACGCCCGAAACCAGGCCAGACCTCTGACTGCCGCCAATTGCTGGCAGGCCGAACTGTGGCGTGCGTTGCTTGACGATGTCGGTGCCGAAGGCATGGCGCAGAGCCGGGCGGGTGTGCATCAGCGCTTTATCGAACGCATCGGCAACATGACCGAAGCCCCTCCGGGCTTGCCGGCACGCGTTATCGTATTCGGTATTTCATCACTGCCCGCGCAAGCACTTGAAGCGTTGGCGGGCCTGGCGAAGTTCAGCCAGGTACTGCTCTGCGTGCATAACCCCTGCCGTCACCACTGGGCGGACATCGTCGCCGACAAAGACCTGTTGCGCCATCAGTACAAGCGTCAGGCGCGCAAGACCGGAATGCCGATGGTGCTCGATCCACAAGCCCTGCACCAGCACGCTCACCCGCTGCTTGCCGCCTGGGGCAAGCAGGGGCGTGACTACATCAACCTGTTGGACAGCCATGATGATCCGCGCAGCTATCGTTCGTCATTCAAGGACGAGCGCATTGACCTGTTCAGTGAAGTCGAGCCCGCCAACCTGCTGAACCAGTTGCAGGACGACATCCTCGAATTGCGTCCACTGGATGAAACGCGGGAAAAATGGTCAGCAGTCGATCCTCTCGAAGATCGCTCGGTGCGTTTTCACATTGCCCACAGTGCCCAGCGTGAAGTGGAAGTGCTGCACGACCAGCTCCTGGCCAGGTTCAGCAAGGACCCCGACCTGCGGCCGCGTGACGTGATTGTCATGGTCCCGGATATCGACAGTTACGCGCCGCATATTCGCGCAGTGTTCGGGCAGATCGACCGTGATGACCGGCGCTTCATTCCTTTCACCCTGGCTGACCAGGGGCAACGCGGCCGTGAGCCTCTGCTGATCGCGGTCGAGCATTTACTCAAGCTCCCCGACAGTCGTTTTCCGGTCAGCGAAATCCTCGACTTGCTGGACGTTCCGGCATTGCGTGCGCGCTTCCGCATTCAGGAGCGCGACCTGCCGACGCTGCACCGCTGGATCGAAGGCGCGGGCATTCGTTGGGGGCTCAATGCTCAACAGCGTGCTGGTCTGGGATTGCCCGATGCGCTGGAGCAGAACAGCTGGCATTTCGGCCTGCGCCGCATGTTGCTGGGCTACGCAGTGGGTGCCGGTATGGCCTATGACGGTATTGAACCCTACGACGAAATCGGCGGGCTGGATGCGGCCTTGATCGGTCCTCTGATAGCCTTGATCGACGCCCTTCAGATTGCCCACTCGCAATTGTCTACACCCACCACGCCGCAAGAGTGGGGCGCACGTCTGCAAGCGCTGCTGCAACTGTTCTTTCAGGCCGAAAGCGAGCATGACGACTACTTGCTGGCTCAGTTGGAAACACTGCGCGAGAACTGGCTGGAAACCTGCGCGACCGTCGGACTGATCGACGAACTGCCGCTGACGGTAGTTCGTGAAGCCTGGCTGGCCGGTCTTGATCAGGGGCGATTGTCCCAGCGCTTCCTGGCCGGCTCGGTGAATTTCTGTACGTTGATGCCGATGCGCGCCATCCCGTTCAAGGTCGTCTGCCTGCTGGGCATGAACGACGGTGACTACCCTCGCGCTCAACCCCCGCTGGACTTCGACCTGATGGGCAGCGATTACCGTCCTGGCGATCGTTCGCGGCGTGAGGATGATCGCTATCTGCTGCTCGAAGCGCTGCTGTCAGCCAGGGATCAACTGTACGTCAGTTGGGTGGGCCGGAGCATTCGTGACAACAGCGAGCGTCCTGCGTCGGTGTTGATCGGCCAGTTGCGTGACCACCTCGCCAGCGGCTGGAAACTGACAGGCGAAACCGATGCTGCCAGCCCGCAGGACAAAGGCGAGCGCCTGCTCAAAGCCCTGACTGTGCATCATCCGCTACAACCGTTCAGCGCCAGTTACTTCCATGCAGGTACAGGCTATTTCAGCTTCGCCCGGGAGTGGCGTTTGCTGCATGAAACAGAGGCTTCGTTGCCTGCCCCGAGTGAACTGCCACCCCACGTACAGGAAGAGCCGCTGACCGTCGCGCAATTGCAGGACTTCCTGAGAAATCCGGTGAAGCACTTTTTCAGTCAGCGCCTGAAGATCTATTTCGAAGTGGCCGAAGCGCCTCTGGCCGATGAGGAGCCGTTCGTACTCGATGCCCTTGAGCGTTACGGGCTCAGTG from Pseudomonas syringae includes:
- the recC gene encoding exodeoxyribonuclease V subunit gamma; translation: MPVTTSLSAGFMVVQGNRPDELRSLVVSWMRRYPLSPLENEIALVQSNGIAQWLKLALAEDAQDEDTGGCGIAAAIDVQLPGSFMWTLYRTVLGRDEIPETSLLDKGPLTWRLMRLLPALINQPHFEPLQRFLTDDTDLRKRYQLSERLSDLFDQYQVYRADWLEDWAEGRHQLRDARNQARPLTAANCWQAELWRALLDDVGAEGMAQSRAGVHQRFIERIGNMTEAPPGLPARVIVFGISSLPAQALEALAGLAKFSQVLLCVHNPCRHHWADIVADKDLLRHQYKRQARKTGMPMVLDPQALHQHAHPLLAAWGKQGRDYINLLDSHDDPRSYRSSFKDERIDLFSEVEPANLLNQLQDDILELRPLDETREKWSAVDPLEDRSVRFHIAHSAQREVEVLHDQLLARFSKDPDLRPRDVIVMVPDIDSYAPHIRAVFGQIDRDDRRFIPFTLADQGQRGREPLLIAVEHLLKLPDSRFPVSEILDLLDVPALRARFRIQERDLPTLHRWIEGAGIRWGLNAQQRAGLGLPDALEQNSWHFGLRRMLLGYAVGAGMAYDGIEPYDEIGGLDAALIGPLIALIDALQIAHSQLSTPTTPQEWGARLQALLQLFFQAESEHDDYLLAQLETLRENWLETCATVGLIDELPLTVVREAWLAGLDQGRLSQRFLAGSVNFCTLMPMRAIPFKVVCLLGMNDGDYPRAQPPLDFDLMGSDYRPGDRSRREDDRYLLLEALLSARDQLYVSWVGRSIRDNSERPASVLIGQLRDHLASGWKLTGETDAASPQDKGERLLKALTVHHPLQPFSASYFHAGTGYFSFAREWRLLHETEASLPAPSELPPHVQEEPLTVAQLQDFLRNPVKHFFSQRLKIYFEVAEAPLADEEPFVLDALERYGLSESLLSAAMAAPDDIDAALHAQALKLQASGLLPLAGFGTCLQDELIEPLPDVLKRYHDVLALWPETLSSALPISFVHGAVSIDGWLGGLHRNANGDLLLVTAIPNSIGSKKTRKWHRLIRPWVNHLVACACGLPLSTALVASDESLMLEPLEKDAAMTTLNHLLMAWLHGMQQPLPVAVKTAFAWLGQPADKAEAAARKAYEGDGQTTDGERRESTALARQFPDFDALTDSEEFAGWCETLYKPIYDAPWQSLSGGEGGA
- a CDS encoding NAD(P)H-dependent oxidoreductase, whose amino-acid sequence is MKLLLIYAHPEPRSLNGSLRDFAIAHLKTAGHEVKVSDLYDMGWKAPIDANDAPGYDNEKPFNPAIESQRVFAAGTQPADIEEEQAKLLWADAVIFQFPLWWFSMPAILKGWVERVYAYGFAYGVGEHSESHWGDRYGEGSMAGKRAMLVVSMGGWESHYSGRGVNGALDDLLFPIQHGVLFYPGFTVMPPFPIYKTGKLDAARFEELCKAYGARLDNLFDDKPVQFRRQNAGDYEIPTLTLKPHLAPGRHDLGIHLCEDMAPEG
- a CDS encoding LysR family transcriptional regulator produces the protein MHNTLRRLDLNLLVTLDALLSEQNVTRAARLLNLAQPTVSLQLGRLREVLDDPLLLPGPRGMSPTERARELRGPLREALVALEGALSPGATFEPALSNQTWRVAASDYAATALVWPSLAPLRRLAPNTRLALLNKHPLSLANDLENGQLDLALHTRDEAPPKLRQRSLVHERYVLAGRRGHPALATRLSLKAFCAVEHAVMSPNGAGFIGSTDQALAAKGLERRVVLSVSNFNSLVSALTHSDLVAVLPERLVRDQPALRVQAPPLVIPGFEMLMLWPERLHRDPAHIWLRNLIASTLQTASDSEPI